GTCTGCTCGCTCATGCGGCACCCCGCACCGGTGTCACGAAGATCTGGTCCGCCTGCTCGCGCCGGAGCGCAACGAGTGTGCCGCGCACCAGATAGGCGCGCGGGTTGCCGGTAAGACTGTCGAGCTCAGGGGTGATGCGCGTCCCCGGAACGATCCCGAGGTCCATGAGGCGGCGCCGCTGCTGTCCACGGCACAACCGCGAGATGGATGAGACCTGTGCCACATCGCCGGGCCCCAATGCCGAGAGTGCCATATACGAACCCGGCTTACGCTGATCGGCCGGGCCCGCAGCGCCGTGATGAGCCGCGCAAGCGCGGGCTCGATCACATGCTCTTCACCCTGTGCTTCGATACGGACGCGCGCAGGAGTATTCTCCAGGACCTCGAGGTACAGGCCATGATGCATGCCGATGGCGACGAGGCGGTCGTACATCGCGGGAGGTTCATCTTCCACATGGACGATGCGCACGTAGGAGCCCGCCGGAAATGCGGTGAGCACTTCACCCGGGACCTCCGGCATCTCGCCGGACGCCGACGGGATCGGGTCGCCATGGGGATCGAACTGGGGATTGGAAAGCCGGGCGGCAAGGGCATCGGCATCGGCCGCGGTCATCCGGTGCTCTTCGAACTCGGCCACGCGATGCCAGTCGGCCTCGCGCACGCTGGTCTCGTCGGCAAGGTACCGCTCCCACAACCGGTGGATGCGGATCACGCGCAGTGCGTACGCCGTGCCTTCTTCCGTGAGGCGGAAGCCGCGCTCTTCGGGAACAAGCAACCCCATCGCTTCGAGGCGCATCACAAGCCGGGTGGCAAGCGCGGTGGTGGTCTGCAGGGTGCCGGCGATGCTTTCGATCGTGCACGCGACGTTGCGCGTGCGGCAGTCGAACGCATGCTTGAGCGCATCCTCCATGGCCGTACGTGCCGTTTCGCTCCGCGCCCGCGTGAAGCGCGCGAAGAAACGCCGCCGCCACGCCGGCACGAGCAACGCCGGTGCGGCAAGCAACAGGCCCGTCAAAATGAAGAATACTGTGTAGTCCATGGCTACCTACTATAACACGCGTGGTTCCAGGAGGTTCCACATGCTCCTATGATAGCGGTTCCATGGGAAGAAGTCAAAAGAGCGGGATCAATCGTCACACTTGCTGTAACCGCAGTCAACGTTCACGCAGGACATGCACCCGTTCTCGATCTTCACGGAGCGGTCGCCACATTTCGGGCAGATCTTCATGTTGGCGGTCGCGTCCCCGCTGCTCGTCGCCTGCTCTTCCACCTGCACGCGCGGGGCGGGCGATTTCGGGGCCGTGACCCCGATGTCCTCGAAGAACTGCTCGATGACCTTCGCGATCTCGGCATAGAACGAATGGATGTACTTCCCGTCCTTGAAGTACCCCCCGTTCGGATCATAGATGCCGCGGAGTTCCTCCAGGATGAAGGTCGGGTCGGTCGACTTCCGGAAGATCGCCGAGATCAGGCGCGTGAGCACCGCGTACTCCGCGGCGCGCGTGAGATCCTTGCTGTTGATGAAGATCTCGATCGGCCTGTTCCGGCCATCCTCATGGATGTACCCGAGCGTGATGAACACGCTGTTGTTCACGAACCCGGAACGCAACCGGTACACCCGCGCCTCCGTCACATCCGGCCTGCTGCCGATGACCGTCTCGCCGGGGTCCTGACGCGGGATCAGTGCCTTTTCCCGCTTGATCTCTTCGACATCGTAGGTGCCAGATGGCAGCGTGATCATGTCTTCCTCACTGTACTCTTGGTCGTGCGATCCGTCCCGCCATGGGGGACGGATTGTTAGTTCTTGTTCACCAGCGTTTCGGAGACCCGCGGCGCATCCGCCGGCGCATGCTCCTTGCGCCTGATCAAATGATAGACGGTGGTCAGTCGGCCATCGGGCATACGGATGACCTCATCGCCCGCGACCTCCTGCACATGCGCCTTCTCCGGATCCCCATCGGCATGCGGGATGCGGAGCGAGTATTTCTTGTTCTTCATCTCCTGGAACGGCGTGCTCTTGCCGTCCACACTCAGGATCGGATACCGGCTGCCATCGCGATAGATGGTGATGCCTTTCAACCCCTTCTTCCACGCCTGCAGATAGATGCGTGAGATCACTTCGGGCTCGATGTCCTCGGCAAGGTTCACGGTGGACGAGATCGAATGGTCCACGTACTTCTGACACGTCGCCTGCACCTGCACGCGCATATCCGGGCCGATCACATGCGCCGTGCGGAAGAAGTGCGCCGGGAGGAGCTCCTCGAGCGGCTTCTTCTGCGCCTCGTCGGCAAGGTTGTACATATCCAGATAGGCGTACACGGTGCTGTGGAACACACGGAAGATCTGATTGCCGAACGATTCCGACCGGCGGGAGTAGAACAAGGCGAACACCGGCTCGACACCGCCCGACACGCCGATGTAGTTCTTGCCGTTGTGCTGGAACCCGAGCACGATATTGGAGATGCTGCCGGTCGGCGCGATGGACATGATGGCGATGTTCCGGACGCCGTTCTTCTTGATGAGCGCCCGCGTATCGTCGCTGAGGGCTTCCTGGAAGAACGGGCAACGCGCGTAGTTGTCGTACGTGAAGATGGGGGACGCGCCCTTCTCCGCCGCGATCAGCGCCGACGATTGATAGGCGGCGTTGGTGAGGGTCTCCATGACCTTCTCCATGAGCGCCACCGCCTCGTCGCTGTCATACATCTTCCCGAGCTGGTTCACCATATCCGCGATGCCCATCACCCCCAGGCCGAGGCGCCGCGTCTCGGATGCCGCCCGCCGCTGCTTCTCGAGCGGGTTCAGCTTCTCGTTCCAGTAGACGACATTATCCAGGAAACGGACTGCATGCTGCGTCACCTCCCACAGTGCGTCCCAATCGATGCGTGCCCGGTCGGTGTACCCATCGATCACGAACCTGCTGAGATTGATGGACCCGAGGTTACAGGCACCGCCCTCTTCGAGCGGTACTTCGGCGCACGGATTGGTGCACGCGATCGGCCGACCGACATAGTTCGACGGGCTGTACTTGCTCATGGCGGTCCACAGGATCAAGCCCGGTTCGGCCGCATGATAGTTGCTCTCCACGAACGTGTCCCAGATCTCGCGCGCCTTCGTGAGGCGGCGGATCTCGCCCGTCTGCTCGGAGGCGAAATACAGCATGAAGTCGCCGGCATAGCGCACGGCCAGATCGAATTTCTGGGAGGCGAGTTCGATGACCACATCACCGTAGACATCACGGTGGACGGCGTCGGACAGCTTCTCCGGTGTCACGGCATCCCCGCCCTGCTTCACGACCCATGCGTTGAGGTCGTCGAGCGATGCGAAATCGCCGGCGAACTCGTACGTACCGATGTCCTTGGACGGAATGCCGTACGAATAATGATGATCGGCATCCTGGAATCCCGTGCGGACGGTCGGACGTGAGAATTTCCTGTACGCGAGCAGCGTGGACGGCCCGTAGTGCGTCTGCTCGTCCACGGCCTGCATGAATTCATCCGTGGCTTTGATGCTGATGTTCGCGAACCGGACCTGCGTGTTCTCGCGCACCTGGCGCTCGATCTCGCGGAGCTGGTTCTCGTCGAACGCGCCGGACCACTGGCACTGCTCCACGATCTGGTGCGTGACCCAGTTCGGGACCTTCTTCACGCGGATGAAGTCGAGCACGTCGGGATGCTTGATATCAATGGTGAGCATGAGCGCACCACGCCGGCCGCTCTGTCCGATGAGCCCGGTGGTCATCGAGAACAGGTCCATGAACGACACGGAACCGGTGGAACGGTCGGCGGCATTGTGCACGACGGAGTCCTTGGGCCGCAGGCAGCTGATATCCACCCCGATGCCGCCGCCGTACGAGTACGTGCGCGCGCATTCATAGGCGGCCTGGTAGATCGACTCGATGTTGTCTTCTTTGATGGTCGTGACGAAGCAGTTCGCAAGGGTCTTCATGCGGTACAGATCGCCGGCGCCGGCAAGCACGCGCCCACCGGAGATGAATCGCCCGTCGTAGAGCATCGAGTAGAAGCGCTCACTCCACCGTGCGCGGAGTTCCGCGCTCTCTTCCGTGGAAGCCAGGAACGACGCGAGACGGATGAAGACATCCTCGGGGCGCTGTTCCACCGTACGCCCCGCAAGGTCCTTCACGAAGTACTTCTTCCGGTAGATGTTCGACGCGAGCTCGTTGCCGCCCAGATAATCCGGATGGCTCGGCAGGGTCCCGTTGGTGACCTTGGTGCTCAGGTCTTGGTACACCTGTTCATAGATCGCCGTACGGTCTTCGCCGATGCGACGGGCCGTCTTACCCCGGAGGGCGAACATCTCCTGAAGGACCATGGTGTGACACTCCTGAAATGAAAAACCCCACTTGTTCGGGAACACAGGGGGCGGATACGGGTGCGATGGGGGGACGACCGCTCACCCGTATGGATCCGTTACCTTCCCGCGAAGGTGATCGTGATACCGATGCCGGCAAGGTTTCCTGGCTTGTGACTCGTACCGCTTGCGCATCCTTCCCGATCAGTGAACGATCAGTGGTTGTGCAACGCTTGTCACGCACAGTTGCGGGGCAGCTTCCGATTCGACGGAATTCCCTTTTCCGGCACCATCGTTGAAAAGAACTGGGGTCCCAATATAACGGTCCCCCCCGCCATAGTCAAGCAACGCAAAACCCGTTATTTTGGTTCTCCGGTCTCAACAAAGACTTCATCCCCGAGACCGGTATTGACGCGGTAATCCGAGTACTTCACGGTGATCGTCCCGTTGCGTCCGGCACCGCGCGATGCCGTGCGCACGCCTGGTCCGCTCCCGAACGGGTTCGCCGGCACCGCCGCCACGCTGTCCGTCGCCCCCGTTGCGAACGTCACCGTCAGTTGCAGGGGCAACCAGAAGTCATTCACTTTCTGATACACGAACGCCGCCTTCATCATCGCGCCACCCGGCTGCGGGATCTCGATGCGTTCCGGCGTCCACCGTTCCCCGTGCACGAACACAAGGATCTTGCGGATCGAAGACCGTTCATCACGCGGGCGCATCACCAGCCGGTGGATCACCGGCGACGCTTTACGGTCCGTCGCGACACTGTCCACCACATACCGCTCATTGAGCCTGCTGAACTGCATCCCCATGCTCTCACGCGGCAGCATGGCGAAGCCTTTCGAAGCAATGTGCACCTTGTCCGGCTGTTTGTAGTACAGCGTCGCGTGCATCGGCGGCACCTTCAGGTGCTCGATGTCGGCCACGACATCCAGGGTCACGGTGTAGTCCCTGACGCCGGCAACCTGCTGTTCAACACGGCGGAGGATATCCGTGCCGGAAGGATCGCCGGGGGCAAACCCGATCGCAAGCGATGCGACGATCGGCAACCAGACCATAGGGACTCTGTGTGTCATGACACGGCCTCAGGCTTGTGCGGAACCTGTCGTATGCGATGCCGGAAGCAGGAACTTGTTGTAGAGCGCCATGAGCAACGTTGCAAGTGCGCCAATGGCGATGAGCGATATCCAGATCATTTCGGGCGTGTTGTTCGCCTTCGCGGTCTGATAGACCCACCCGCCGATCGGGTCGCCGGCAAAGCGGGCGATCGCGATGGGCAGGAAGCCGTACCCCTGGAACAGCCCCTGCTGTCCGGGCGGCGCGATCGCGGAGATGTATTCGTAGTACCGCGGTGCCTG
This genomic interval from Ignavibacteriota bacterium contains the following:
- a CDS encoding ferrous iron transport protein A, giving the protein MALSALGPGDVAQVSSISRLCRGQQRRRLMDLGIVPGTRITPELDSLTGNPRAYLVRGTLVALRREQADQIFVTPVRGAA
- a CDS encoding adenosylcobalamin-dependent ribonucleoside-diphosphate reductase, with product MFALRGKTARRIGEDRTAIYEQVYQDLSTKVTNGTLPSHPDYLGGNELASNIYRKKYFVKDLAGRTVEQRPEDVFIRLASFLASTEESAELRARWSERFYSMLYDGRFISGGRVLAGAGDLYRMKTLANCFVTTIKEDNIESIYQAAYECARTYSYGGGIGVDISCLRPKDSVVHNAADRSTGSVSFMDLFSMTTGLIGQSGRRGALMLTIDIKHPDVLDFIRVKKVPNWVTHQIVEQCQWSGAFDENQLREIERQVRENTQVRFANISIKATDEFMQAVDEQTHYGPSTLLAYRKFSRPTVRTGFQDADHHYSYGIPSKDIGTYEFAGDFASLDDLNAWVVKQGGDAVTPEKLSDAVHRDVYGDVVIELASQKFDLAVRYAGDFMLYFASEQTGEIRRLTKAREIWDTFVESNYHAAEPGLILWTAMSKYSPSNYVGRPIACTNPCAEVPLEEGGACNLGSINLSRFVIDGYTDRARIDWDALWEVTQHAVRFLDNVVYWNEKLNPLEKQRRAASETRRLGLGVMGIADMVNQLGKMYDSDEAVALMEKVMETLTNAAYQSSALIAAEKGASPIFTYDNYARCPFFQEALSDDTRALIKKNGVRNIAIMSIAPTGSISNIVLGFQHNGKNYIGVSGGVEPVFALFYSRRSESFGNQIFRVFHSTVYAYLDMYNLADEAQKKPLEELLPAHFFRTAHVIGPDMRVQVQATCQKYVDHSISSTVNLAEDIEPEVISRIYLQAWKKGLKGITIYRDGSRYPILSVDGKSTPFQEMKNKKYSLRIPHADGDPEKAHVQEVAGDEVIRMPDGRLTTVYHLIRRKEHAPADAPRVSETLVNKN